One Roseburia rectibacter DNA window includes the following coding sequences:
- the pflA gene encoding pyruvate formate-lyase-activating protein: MGYIHSLESFGTVDGPGVRFVVFFEGCPMRCQYCHNPDTWVLTDGKQMEADEIIDRFMRNASFYRTGGITATGGEPMLQIDFLTELFEKAKAHGIHTCLDTSGIMFPGFPEDENSASGITLEKIDRLLNVTDLVMLDIKHICDEDHRKLTGHSNQNILAFARYLDQKKKPVWIRHVVVPGITFEKEELTELGQFLKTLSNVEKLEVLPYHALGKVKYDNLGMDYVLKDTPQLTKEEAKWAEKVIRDAMK; this comes from the coding sequence ATGGGTTATATTCATTCTCTGGAATCATTTGGCACCGTGGACGGTCCGGGGGTACGATTTGTTGTATTTTTTGAAGGCTGTCCGATGCGCTGCCAGTATTGTCACAACCCGGATACCTGGGTGCTTACGGATGGAAAACAGATGGAGGCGGATGAGATCATCGACCGCTTCATGCGTAATGCCTCTTTTTACCGGACTGGCGGGATCACTGCCACCGGTGGGGAGCCGATGCTTCAGATCGATTTTCTGACGGAACTGTTTGAAAAAGCAAAGGCACACGGGATCCATACCTGTTTAGATACATCAGGTATTATGTTTCCGGGATTTCCAGAGGATGAAAACTCTGCATCAGGGATCACACTTGAAAAAATAGACAGACTGCTTAATGTTACAGATCTTGTAATGCTTGATATCAAGCATATCTGTGACGAGGATCACCGTAAACTGACCGGACATTCCAATCAGAATATTTTAGCATTTGCAAGATATCTGGATCAGAAGAAAAAGCCGGTATGGATACGTCATGTTGTTGTCCCCGGCATCACATTTGAAAAGGAAGAATTGACGGAACTAGGACAATTTTTAAAGACACTTTCAAATGTGGAAAAACTCGAAGTACTGCCGTATCATGCGCTTGGAAAGGTTAAATACGATAATCTTGGCATGGACTATGTTCTCAAGGATACACCGCAGCTTACCAAAGAAGAAGCAAAATGGGCAGAAAAGGTCATAAGAGATGCAATGAAATAG
- a CDS encoding protease complex subunit PrcB family protein: protein MFQKYLVRICGVGLLMAGVISGCSIEQTNETKVSDLTYTIVEESETPEELRSMIEEKKAADFKLTYEMEDDLYIVRGYGEQATGGYSICVKDCYLTTNAVVFDTELIGPRKGEVTNASPSFPYIIIQVKNQDKSIIFE, encoded by the coding sequence ATGTTTCAAAAGTATCTGGTAAGAATATGTGGGGTGGGTCTGCTGATGGCGGGAGTGATCAGCGGATGCAGTATCGAGCAGACAAATGAAACGAAGGTAAGTGATCTTACATATACGATCGTTGAGGAATCTGAGACACCGGAAGAGTTAAGATCAATGATCGAAGAAAAGAAAGCAGCGGATTTTAAACTCACTTATGAGATGGAGGATGATCTGTATATTGTACGTGGATATGGAGAACAGGCGACAGGAGGATACAGTATCTGTGTGAAAGACTGTTATCTGACCACAAATGCAGTGGTATTTGATACAGAACTCATCGGGCCAAGAAAGGGCGAAGTTACAAACGCAAGCCCAAGTTTTCCTTATATTATAATTCAGGTAAAAAACCAGGACAAAAGTATCATTTTTGAGTAA
- a CDS encoding D-alanine--D-alanine ligase family protein: protein MKIVVLAGGLSTERDVSFKTGDMVAKALRENGHQVILLDVFMGYSDKKEDLTGIFDRSEEVSVKVSGIPEIAPDLAKVKASRKDQSDNFFGPNVIELCQMSDIVFMALHGENGENGKIQAAFDLFGIRYTGSGYLSSALAMDKEMSKKLFLSAGIPAPKGASMKKADRSDDIAKLGISFPCVVKPCCGGSSIGVSIAHNADEYKAALDEAFRWEENLIVEEYVKGREFSVGVIEGKALPIIEIAPVQGFYDYKNKYKAGSAVETCPAELSEVVTEKMQHYAEQVAQVLGLDTYSRTDFLLDENENIYCLEANTLPGMTPTSLLPQEAQVVGVNFNELCEKLIQISMSKYEK from the coding sequence ATGAAGATTGTTGTTTTAGCAGGTGGTTTAAGTACAGAAAGAGATGTTTCCTTTAAAACCGGAGATATGGTGGCAAAGGCATTGAGAGAGAATGGACATCAGGTGATCTTACTTGATGTATTTATGGGATACAGTGATAAAAAAGAAGATCTGACAGGTATTTTTGACCGGAGTGAAGAAGTGAGCGTAAAAGTGTCCGGAATACCGGAAATCGCACCGGATCTTGCAAAGGTAAAAGCATCCAGAAAAGATCAGTCAGATAATTTCTTTGGACCGAATGTGATCGAATTGTGTCAGATGTCAGATATTGTATTTATGGCACTGCATGGAGAAAATGGGGAAAATGGTAAGATCCAGGCTGCATTTGATCTGTTTGGGATTCGTTATACAGGCAGCGGTTATTTGAGCAGTGCGCTTGCCATGGATAAAGAAATGTCGAAAAAACTGTTTTTATCTGCTGGCATACCGGCTCCAAAGGGTGCGTCCATGAAAAAGGCTGACCGCAGCGATGATATCGCAAAACTTGGCATCAGTTTCCCATGTGTGGTAAAACCGTGCTGTGGTGGTTCGAGTATCGGTGTTTCTATCGCACATAATGCGGATGAATATAAAGCCGCTTTAGATGAAGCTTTCCGCTGGGAAGAAAATCTGATCGTGGAAGAATATGTGAAGGGACGTGAGTTTTCTGTCGGTGTGATCGAGGGAAAGGCACTTCCGATCATTGAGATCGCTCCGGTGCAGGGATTCTATGATTACAAGAATAAATACAAAGCAGGCAGTGCAGTTGAGACCTGTCCGGCGGAACTTTCTGAAGTTGTCACAGAGAAAATGCAGCATTATGCAGAACAGGTAGCACAGGTGCTTGGACTTGACACCTATTCACGTACAGATTTCCTGTTAGATGAGAACGAAAACATTTATTGTTTAGAGGCAAATACTTTACCGGGAATGACACCTACAAGTCTTCTGCCACAGGAAGCACAGGTTGTCGGTGTGAACTTTAACGAATTGTGTGAGAAGCTGATTCAGATTTCCATGAGTAAATACGAAAAATAA
- the hpf gene encoding ribosome hibernation-promoting factor, HPF/YfiA family, which produces MRIKITGRNIELTDGIKEAVEDKLNKLEKYFTPDTDVYVTLSVEKERQKVEVTIPMKGNYIRSEQVSNDMYVSIDLVEEVIERQLKKYRTKLVTKQQSAASVFKQDFLDAASDDDEEIKIIRSKKFDMKPMYPEDACVQMELLGHDFFVFINAETEDVNVVYKRKGNTYGLIEPEY; this is translated from the coding sequence ATGAGAATCAAGATTACAGGGAGAAACATTGAATTGACCGATGGTATCAAAGAGGCAGTGGAGGACAAGTTAAACAAATTAGAGAAGTACTTCACACCGGACACAGATGTCTATGTAACGCTGAGCGTGGAGAAGGAACGCCAGAAGGTGGAAGTTACGATTCCGATGAAAGGAAACTATATTCGTTCTGAACAGGTAAGCAACGATATGTATGTATCGATCGATCTGGTAGAAGAGGTTATTGAACGTCAGTTAAAGAAATATAGAACGAAGCTGGTTACGAAACAGCAGAGCGCAGCGTCCGTTTTCAAACAGGATTTTCTGGATGCAGCATCTGATGATGACGAGGAGATCAAGATCATCCGTTCTAAGAAGTTCGATATGAAGCCGATGTATCCGGAAGATGCATGTGTACAGATGGAGTTATTAGGACATGATTTCTTCGTATTTATCAATGCGGAGACAGAAGATGTCAACGTTGTATACAAGAGAAAAGGCAACACATACGGATTGATCGAACCGGAATATTAA
- a CDS encoding UDP-N-acetylmuramoyl-tripeptide--D-alanyl-D-alanine ligase, whose amino-acid sequence MKNMTLERITEVCDGVYYGSETDKTKEITGAVIDSRQVEPGYLFIAVKGEKVDGHRFIPQVFEKGALAVLSEQELSDPAGPYIRVESTLGAMKKLAAYYRRTLDIKVVGITGSVGKTSTKEMIASVLSQKYNVLKTEGNFNNEIGLPLTIFKIREQHEVAVLEMGISEFGEMHRLAEMAYPDICVITNIGLCHLENLLTRDGILKAKTESFEHLTPEGIAVLNGDDDKLCEKKTVNGNKTVFYGIGKEAKLAKTEQGEKYLAEKEVYATDVEPVGLDGTKAVIHIGEENFAVMIPIAGEHNVYNALAAVCVARKLGLSVDEMKRGIESVKTIGGRSNLIHKEGMTIIDDCYNANPVSMKASIDVLAAAPDRKIAVLGDMGELGENEKELHAMVGEHFKGKGIDVLFAAGVLSENLAQAVKKCSPQTEVHYFKSKDELTAELLPYVKSGDTVLVKASHFMGFPEVVGQLTK is encoded by the coding sequence ATGAAAAATATGACGCTGGAACGCATTACAGAAGTGTGCGACGGAGTATATTATGGCAGTGAGACAGACAAAACAAAAGAAATTACCGGAGCTGTGATAGACAGCAGACAGGTAGAGCCGGGATATCTTTTTATTGCGGTAAAAGGAGAAAAGGTGGACGGTCACCGGTTTATACCGCAGGTATTTGAAAAAGGAGCACTTGCCGTATTATCCGAGCAGGAGCTTTCTGATCCGGCAGGCCCGTATATCAGAGTAGAATCAACGCTTGGTGCGATGAAAAAACTTGCGGCATATTACAGGAGAACTCTCGATATCAAAGTTGTCGGCATTACCGGAAGTGTTGGAAAAACAAGCACAAAAGAGATGATCGCATCGGTTCTTTCCCAGAAATATAATGTGTTAAAGACAGAGGGAAACTTCAATAATGAGATCGGTCTTCCGCTTACGATCTTTAAGATCAGGGAACAGCATGAAGTTGCAGTGCTTGAGATGGGAATCTCAGAATTTGGAGAGATGCACCGCCTTGCGGAAATGGCGTATCCGGATATCTGTGTGATCACTAATATCGGATTGTGCCATCTGGAGAATCTTCTGACCAGAGATGGAATATTAAAGGCAAAAACAGAGAGTTTTGAGCATCTGACACCGGAAGGAATTGCTGTGTTAAATGGGGACGATGATAAACTCTGTGAGAAAAAGACAGTAAACGGAAATAAGACAGTATTTTACGGTATCGGAAAAGAAGCAAAACTTGCAAAGACAGAGCAGGGCGAAAAATATCTTGCAGAGAAAGAAGTATATGCAACGGATGTAGAGCCGGTGGGGTTAGACGGAACAAAAGCGGTAATACATATTGGGGAAGAGAATTTTGCAGTGATGATTCCAATCGCAGGAGAGCATAATGTATACAATGCGTTAGCGGCAGTCTGTGTTGCAAGAAAGCTCGGTCTTAGTGTGGATGAAATGAAACGTGGGATCGAGTCAGTCAAAACAATCGGAGGAAGAAGCAATCTGATCCATAAGGAGGGAATGACGATCATCGACGATTGTTACAATGCCAATCCTGTTTCTATGAAAGCGTCCATTGACGTGCTTGCAGCGGCACCAGACAGAAAGATTGCAGTGCTTGGTGATATGGGAGAACTTGGTGAGAATGAGAAAGAATTGCATGCAATGGTCGGAGAGCATTTTAAAGGAAAAGGAATCGATGTCCTGTTTGCAGCGGGCGTATTGTCAGAGAATCTGGCACAGGCGGTAAAAAAATGCAGTCCACAGACGGAGGTTCATTATTTTAAATCAAAAGATGAACTCACAGCAGAATTGCTACCTTATGTGAAGAGTGGTGACACTGTATTAGTAAAGGCATCTCATTTTATGGGATTCCCGGAGGTCGTAGGACAGCTTACAAAGTAA
- a CDS encoding Veg family protein — translation MQQADIRKVRASVHQQCGKKVMIQLDRGRNKVDIQEGVIQNAYPSVFTILVNDEREENPPQLLSFSYSDIVTRDIRMKLC, via the coding sequence ATGCAACAGGCAGACATCAGAAAAGTTCGGGCATCCGTGCATCAGCAGTGCGGGAAAAAAGTAATGATTCAGCTTGACCGAGGACGCAATAAAGTTGACATCCAGGAAGGCGTCATCCAGAATGCTTACCCAAGCGTATTCACGATCCTGGTAAATGATGAGCGTGAAGAAAATCCACCTCAGTTATTATCATTCAGTTATTCTGATATTGTTACAAGAGATATACGCATGAAATTGTGCTAA
- the pflB gene encoding formate C-acetyltransferase: MQNEWRDFNGGAWENEVNVRDFIQRNYKPYDGDSSFLEGPTEDTTALWQDVLELSKQEREAGGVLDMDTKIISTITSHGPAYLDKDKEKIVGFQTDKPFKRSLQPYGGIRMAIKACEDNGYKVDPEVVEYFTTHRKTHNAGVFDAYTPEMRACRSAHIITGLPDAYGRGRIIGDYRRPALYGVDRLIADKEEQLESTRTIMYSDVIREREELSEQIRALKMLKELAKIYGCDISKPATNVLEATQAVYFAYLAAVKEQNGAAMSLGRTSTFLDIYAERDLREGTFTEKEIQEIIDQFVMKLRCVKFARTPEYNTIFAGDPTWVTESIAGIGVDGRHMVTKMSYRYLNTLNNIGAAPEPNMTVLWSAKLPENFKKFCAEISIKHSAIQYENDDIMRVVHGDDYGIACCVSSMRIGKEMQFFGARANLAKCLLYAINGGVDEISGKQVGPKYRPITSEYLDYDEVWEKYKDMMKWLAGVYVNALNIIHYMHDKYCYEKLQMALHDKQVRRWFATGIAGFSVVADSLSAIKYAKVKPIRDENGITVDFEVEGDFPKYGNDDDRVDEIAKEVLHTFIKYVKGNHTYRGGIATTSILTITSNVSYGKNTGATPDGRKKGVAFAPGANPMHGRDKNGAVASLASVAKMPFMDAQDGISNTFTIVPDALGKTEESAQTNLVALLDGYAEKGGHHLNVNVLNKETLLDAQKHPEEYPQLTIRVSGYAVNFIKLTKEQQDEVIARTFHELM; encoded by the coding sequence ATGCAAAACGAATGGAGAGATTTTAATGGTGGAGCATGGGAGAATGAAGTAAATGTCAGAGACTTCATTCAGAGAAATTATAAGCCATACGATGGTGACAGCTCTTTCTTGGAGGGACCGACAGAGGATACCACAGCACTCTGGCAGGACGTATTAGAGCTTTCAAAGCAGGAGAGAGAGGCCGGCGGCGTGCTCGATATGGATACAAAGATCATTTCCACGATCACTTCCCATGGACCTGCGTACTTAGACAAAGATAAGGAGAAGATCGTAGGTTTCCAGACAGATAAACCATTCAAACGTTCCTTACAGCCTTATGGCGGTATCCGTATGGCAATTAAGGCATGTGAAGATAATGGGTATAAAGTAGACCCGGAAGTGGTAGAATATTTCACAACACACAGAAAGACACACAATGCGGGTGTGTTTGACGCTTATACACCGGAGATGAGAGCCTGCCGTTCTGCACATATCATTACCGGTCTTCCGGATGCATACGGACGCGGACGTATCATTGGCGATTACAGAAGACCGGCTCTTTATGGTGTGGATCGTCTGATCGCAGACAAGGAAGAACAGTTAGAATCCACACGTACGATTATGTATTCTGACGTTATCCGTGAGCGCGAGGAATTATCCGAGCAGATCAGAGCTCTTAAAATGTTAAAAGAATTAGCAAAGATTTACGGATGTGACATTTCAAAGCCGGCAACAAACGTTCTTGAGGCAACACAGGCTGTTTATTTTGCATACCTTGCAGCAGTCAAAGAGCAGAATGGTGCGGCAATGAGCCTTGGACGTACTTCTACATTCTTAGATATCTATGCAGAGCGTGATCTTCGTGAAGGAACTTTCACTGAGAAAGAGATCCAGGAGATCATCGATCAGTTCGTAATGAAACTGCGCTGTGTAAAATTTGCCCGTACGCCGGAGTACAACACTATTTTTGCCGGAGATCCGACATGGGTAACAGAGTCTATTGCCGGAATCGGTGTAGATGGAAGACATATGGTAACAAAAATGTCTTACCGTTATTTAAATACTTTAAACAACATCGGAGCAGCACCGGAGCCTAATATGACAGTTTTATGGTCTGCAAAACTTCCGGAGAACTTTAAAAAGTTCTGTGCAGAGATCTCGATCAAACATTCTGCGATCCAGTACGAAAATGATGATATCATGCGTGTGGTTCATGGCGATGACTACGGCATTGCATGCTGTGTATCTTCCATGAGGATCGGAAAAGAGATGCAGTTCTTCGGAGCACGTGCAAACCTTGCAAAATGTTTACTCTATGCCATCAACGGTGGTGTGGATGAGATAAGCGGCAAACAGGTAGGACCTAAATACCGCCCGATCACATCTGAATACCTTGATTATGACGAGGTATGGGAGAAATACAAAGACATGATGAAATGGCTTGCAGGCGTCTATGTCAATGCATTAAACATCATTCATTATATGCACGACAAATACTGCTACGAGAAACTGCAGATGGCACTGCATGACAAACAGGTAAGACGCTGGTTCGCAACCGGTATTGCAGGATTTTCCGTAGTAGCAGATTCTTTATCTGCCATTAAATATGCGAAAGTAAAACCGATCCGTGATGAGAACGGAATTACCGTAGACTTTGAGGTTGAGGGAGACTTCCCGAAATACGGTAATGATGATGACCGCGTAGATGAGATCGCAAAAGAAGTTCTGCATACATTCATTAAATATGTAAAAGGAAATCACACCTATCGCGGAGGTATTGCAACGACTTCCATTCTTACCATTACATCAAATGTATCTTATGGTAAAAATACAGGTGCAACTCCGGATGGAAGAAAGAAAGGTGTTGCATTTGCTCCGGGCGCAAACCCAATGCATGGACGTGATAAAAATGGTGCAGTTGCTTCTCTGGCCTCTGTTGCAAAAATGCCGTTTATGGATGCGCAGGATGGTATTTCCAATACCTTTACCATTGTGCCGGATGCACTTGGAAAGACAGAAGAAAGTGCACAGACAAACCTTGTTGCACTGCTTGACGGTTATGCAGAAAAAGGCGGCCACCATTTAAATGTAAATGTATTAAATAAGGAAACATTACTTGATGCACAGAAGCATCCGGAGGAATATCCACAGCTTACGATCCGTGTATCAGGTTATGCAGTTAACTTTATCAAACTGACCAAAGAGCAGCAGGATGAGGTTATTGCAAGAACTTTCCACGAATTAATGTAA
- a CDS encoding lysophospholipid acyltransferase family protein, which yields MLRAILALLFAILYLIIGIPVLFVEWIIGKFNRQAADISQLRMVQWAFRVILFICGTKLTIIGEENVPKDQPVLYIGNHRSYFDIIITYSRCPRLTGYVAKDSMKKVPLLSTWMTRLHCLFINRSDVKEALKTILAGIDNIKNGISMCIFPEGTRNKTDDLMLPFKEGSFKMAEKTGCLIVPMAISGSADILEAHFPKVKPVHVIVEYGRPIDPKSLDKDTRKKIGAHCQGVIAGMLEKNDPQI from the coding sequence ATGTTACGCGCAATACTTGCATTGCTTTTTGCCATACTCTATCTGATCATTGGTATTCCGGTGCTTTTTGTCGAGTGGATCATCGGGAAATTTAACCGCCAAGCTGCCGATATCAGCCAGCTGCGCATGGTACAGTGGGCATTTCGTGTCATTCTCTTTATCTGTGGCACAAAACTAACCATCATCGGGGAGGAAAATGTTCCAAAAGACCAGCCGGTTCTTTACATCGGCAATCACAGAAGTTATTTCGATATCATCATCACTTACTCACGCTGTCCGCGTCTGACCGGTTATGTCGCAAAGGATTCCATGAAAAAAGTTCCTCTTTTATCTACCTGGATGACACGGCTGCACTGTCTGTTCATCAACCGTTCTGATGTCAAGGAAGCATTAAAGACGATCCTTGCAGGAATCGATAATATCAAAAATGGGATTTCCATGTGTATTTTTCCTGAAGGAACACGCAACAAAACGGATGATCTGATGCTCCCATTCAAAGAAGGAAGTTTTAAAATGGCAGAAAAAACCGGATGTCTGATTGTACCTATGGCGATCTCCGGTTCCGCCGATATTTTAGAAGCACATTTTCCAAAAGTAAAACCGGTACATGTCATTGTAGAATATGGCAGACCGATCGATCCGAAGTCTTTAGACAAAGACACACGTAAAAAGATCGGTGCACACTGTCAGGGTGTGATCGCCGGAATGCTTGAGAAAAATGATCCACAGATTTGA
- a CDS encoding DegV family protein translates to MSVRIIVDSASDLTKERADVLNLDYMPLKTIFGETEYLDGVTISHKEFYEKLIECGTIPTTSQISPHDFEAKFKEVKDAGDTAVVICLSSLLSGTYQSAHIALDGYEDCITLVDSLNVCLGEQILVLYAVRLRDQGLSAKEIAEKLEEKKKDVCVLAVFDTLEYLKQGGRISKTAAWAGNILSIKPVIAIEKGEVVILGKARGSKNGNNILIQEVKNKNGIDFSMPYMLGYSGLDDSLLQKYIADSADLWASQTKELPVSTIGSTIGTHAGPGAICVSFFHNA, encoded by the coding sequence ATGAGTGTACGAATTATTGTTGATTCCGCATCTGATCTCACAAAAGAACGGGCAGATGTATTAAATCTTGATTATATGCCTTTAAAAACCATCTTTGGTGAAACGGAATATTTAGACGGTGTTACCATTTCCCATAAAGAATTTTATGAAAAACTGATCGAATGTGGAACGATCCCGACGACCAGCCAGATATCGCCTCATGACTTTGAAGCTAAATTCAAAGAAGTAAAAGATGCCGGCGACACCGCTGTTGTGATCTGCCTGTCCTCCCTTTTATCCGGTACATACCAGAGTGCCCACATTGCACTCGATGGTTACGAGGACTGCATCACATTAGTGGACAGCTTAAATGTATGCCTCGGCGAACAGATTCTCGTACTTTATGCCGTAAGACTGCGCGACCAGGGACTTTCCGCAAAAGAAATTGCCGAAAAACTTGAAGAAAAGAAGAAGGATGTCTGCGTCTTAGCCGTATTTGATACCCTCGAATATTTAAAACAGGGTGGACGTATCTCAAAGACTGCTGCATGGGCTGGAAATATCCTGTCCATCAAGCCTGTTATTGCTATCGAAAAAGGTGAAGTTGTAATCTTAGGAAAAGCAAGGGGGTCTAAAAACGGTAATAATATCCTCATCCAGGAAGTGAAAAATAAAAACGGCATTGATTTTTCCATGCCGTATATGCTGGGATACAGTGGACTCGACGATTCACTGCTTCAGAAATATATTGCAGACAGCGCAGATCTCTGGGCCAGTCAGACAAAGGAGCTGCCGGTCAGCACAATCGGTAGTACAATCGGGACACACGCCGGTCCGGGAGCGATCTGTGTATCGTTCTTTCATAATGCTTAA